From Alloacidobacterium dinghuense:
ATCAAGAATGCGCAATACGTCGTCGATCAGGCGACTTTGAATAAACAATTAGTCGGGCATCCCGGGTTTTTCCAGGCTTGGAATGGATCAGCCACCGCAGGGCTGACGCTTGTTCAGGCCACTCAGAACCAGTACTCATTTAACGGAGGCGTTGCCCTCATGCGTGTCGTGCCAACCGTTAGTTGGCTTGATCCGCGCAACCGTACCACCATCGACTATTTGCAGTCCTATGGAAAGATCACCGAGCCTTCGTACATTGACGCGAATGGCAACTTTGTCCCCTCTACTTTTACCAAGAGTTCGATATTCCATGCCGATGCTGAACGGGACGAATATGTTTCGCCCCGGTTCTACTTCCTGGGCCAGGTAGCTTTCGATCACAACTACAGCCAGAACCTCGATCTGCAACAGATCTACGGTGGTGGCATCGGTTACACGGTCATCAAGACGCCGAAGCAGGAACTCGATGTAAAGGCAACAGTGCAGTACGAGCGCCAGGCCTTCTTCAATACCGTGACGAATGAGAATCAGAATTTGATTGGTTCAACTTTTGGCGGCTACTACACGCTCCACCTGCCCAAGAGCATCCTCTTTACGCAGCAGGTCCAATACATCCCGGCGTGGAATAACACGCGTGCCTATTCAGTTTCGGAGACCGATGCCCTCGTCTTCCCGGCGTATAAAGACTTTGGCTTCCAAATCGGCACACTGGATACATATCTGAACAACGTGCCGCTCGCATTTCCGCCGACGAAGCGCAATTCGTTCCAGTTCACGGCAGGCGTGACGTACACGATCAAGTCGGCCTACTAGCGCCGAGAACCGGGCGTGATCAAATCGCGCCCGGTTATTTTGTCTCCGGAACAGGTGGAAGCGCCTGGGCGGCGGGGGGGTCGAAATTCAACGGTTGCTTCAGCAGATCGAGCACGCCATTGGGAAGCGGCTTGTCTGCATTCGCCAGCAGCAGCGTGACCTGCCACATCTGCGTCTCGTTCAATACCCCTTTAAACGACGGCATCCCTGTAAGCCGAATGCCGTTTTTGACCTTCCAGTAAGTCTCCCCGGGAGGATCATCGCTCACGCCTACAACTCCGCTCCCATGCGGTTGCCACAGCTGCGGGGCATTGGGATACATATGATCGGCATACGGCGTGGGGCGTCCATAAAGCCCATGACAGGCGGCACAATTCTCGCGGTAAATGTGCACGCCGATGAGCATATTGGTCTCGCTGGCCGACATCGGCGGCGTCTTCGGCATTTCACGCTCAATGCGAGCGCCCAGCGGAGTGCGCACAATTTCCCTCTCCAGCGGAAATGGCAGATCGAGTACAGCAACCGGAGGACTTCCGAAGCGAAAGTAGAAAAAAACGCAGGCGGGAAGAATCAGCAGCCCCAGAATCAGCCCGAGTAAGAATTTCATGCAGGTTGTGTCCTCAATGCCAGAGTTGGATGCAGACAGACCCTCTTAGGAAATCAGGCGGACAGCGATCACGCAAGTGATTTGATGGTCTCATGCAACATTCTCTCGTTCTGTATGGAAGAACAAGCTCCCGAAAATGTGCCTGATTGAGTCAATAACTCATTGGTGCAATAGAATAAAAAGAGCTTTGGCCTTAGAGACCCGTATCTGTCTTTTGCTAGGAAATACGACTGTCTCAATTTTTGTTTCGCCCGGCAGTGGAGGCATTCAGGTTCATGTTTCGTTCCAACCGTTTTTACCCGGTTCTGGCAATCACAATTT
This genomic window contains:
- a CDS encoding DUF481 domain-containing protein codes for the protein MLNLTRRFARHATLPLVAMIFFLSAIHLFADDKPQPDVIIFTNGDQLSGKFVQAIGDTVSFHSDIVGDITVEWSKIKELHTAQKIAVIEKSVQIKHHQIPASVPIGTISVANEQITVQPTTNATIAPIPIKNAQYVVDQATLNKQLVGHPGFFQAWNGSATAGLTLVQATQNQYSFNGGVALMRVVPTVSWLDPRNRTTIDYLQSYGKITEPSYIDANGNFVPSTFTKSSIFHADAERDEYVSPRFYFLGQVAFDHNYSQNLDLQQIYGGGIGYTVIKTPKQELDVKATVQYERQAFFNTVTNENQNLIGSTFGGYYTLHLPKSILFTQQVQYIPAWNNTRAYSVSETDALVFPAYKDFGFQIGTLDTYLNNVPLAFPPTKRNSFQFTAGVTYTIKSAY
- a CDS encoding c-type cytochrome, whose product is MKFLLGLILGLLILPACVFFYFRFGSPPVAVLDLPFPLEREIVRTPLGARIEREMPKTPPMSASETNMLIGVHIYRENCAACHGLYGRPTPYADHMYPNAPQLWQPHGSGVVGVSDDPPGETYWKVKNGIRLTGMPSFKGVLNETQMWQVTLLLANADKPLPNGVLDLLKQPLNFDPPAAQALPPVPETK